The Mangifera indica cultivar Alphonso chromosome 8, CATAS_Mindica_2.1, whole genome shotgun sequence genome has a window encoding:
- the LOC123224168 gene encoding 3-phosphoshikimate 1-carboxyvinyltransferase 2-like, with product MAQVSKFCNGTQNAVVSLNPSKSHQPKSVFSVSFRPQSKGCSSYWGLNHNVRLSNHAIRTARVSASVDTAEKPSSVSEITLQPIKEISGTIKLPGSKSLSNRILLLAALSEGTTVVDNLLESDDIFHMLVALKKLGLNVEEDSANRLAIVEGCGGLFPVAKESKGEVELFLGNAGTAMRPLTAAVTAAGGNLSYLLDGVPRMRERPIGDLVDALKQLGADADCILGTNCPPVRISGKGGLPGGKVKLSGKISSQYLTALLMATPLALGDVEVEIIDKLISIPYVEMTLKLMERFGVTVEHSDSWDRFFVRGGQKYKSPGNAFVEGDASSASYFLAGAAITGGTITVEGCGTTSLQGDVKFAEVLGQMGAKVSWKENSVTVTGPPRTPYGRKHLQAIDVNMNKMPDVAMTLAIVALFADGPTAVRDVASWRVKETERMIAICTELRKLGATVEEGPDYCVITPPEKLNVAAIDTYDDHRMAMAFSLAACAEVPVTIKDPSCTRKTFPDYFDVLQRVTKH from the exons ATGGCACAAGTTAGCAAATTTTGTAATGGAACTCAAAACGCCGTCGTTTCcctgaatccttcaaaatcgcACCAGCCCAAATCAGTTTTCTCAGTTTCGTTTAGACCACAGAGCAAAGGATGTTCCAGTTATTGGGGTTTGAATCACAATGTCAGGTTGAGTAATCATGCAATTCGCACAGCTAGGGTTTCAGCCTCTGTTGATACCGCTGAGAAACCATCAAGTGTATCCGAGATTACGTTGCAACCTATCAAAGAGATTTCCGGTACAATTAAATTGCCGGGTTCCAAGTCTCTATCGAATCGGATTCTCCTCCTCGCTGCCCTCTCTgag GGAACAACTGTGGTTGATAACTTGTTGGAAAGTGATGATATTTTCCACATGCTTGTTGCCTTGAAAAAACTTGGATTGAATGTAGAAGAGGACAGTGCAAATAGACTGGCGATTGTGGAAGGTTGTGGTGGTCTGTTTCCAGTCGCAAAAGAATCAAAAGGTGAAGTTGAGCTGTTTCTTGGAAATGCAGGTACAGCAATGCGTCCATTGACAGCTGCCGTAACTGCTGCTGGTGGCAATTTGAG CTACCTACTTGATGGAGTACCTCGAATGAGAGAGAGACCAATTGGGGACTTGGTCGATGCTCTTAAACAGCTTGGTGCTGATGCTGATTGCATTCTTGGCACAAATTGCCCCCCTGTTCGTATCAGTGGAAAGGGAGGCCTCCCAGGAGGAAAG GTGAAGCTTTCTGGAAAAATTAGTAGCCAATACCTGACTGCTTTGCTCATGGCAACACCTTTGGCCCTCGGGGATGTGGAAGTTGAGATAATTGATAAGCTTATTTCCATTCCTTATGTTGAGATGACTTTGAAATTGATGGAACGTTTTGGGGTCACTGTAGAGCACAGTGATAGCTGGGATCGGTTCTTCGTCCGAGGAGGTCAAAAATACAA GTCTCCTGGAAATGCTTTTGTGGAAGGTGATGCTTCAAGTGCAAGTTACTTCCTAGCTGGTGCTGCAATCACTGGTGGGACCATCACAGTTGAAGGTTGTGGAACAACTAGTTTACAG GGTGATGTGAAATTTGCTGAGGTTCTTGGGCAAATGGGTGCTAAAGTTTCCTGGAAGGAGAACAGTGTCACTGTCACAGGACCACCTCGAACTCCTTATGGAAGGAAACACTTGCAAGCTATTGATGTCAATATGAATAAAATGCCAGATGTTGCCATGACTCTTGCCATAGTTGCGCTGTTTGCTGATGGTCCTACTGCCGTTAGAGATG TTGCAAGTTGGAGAGTGAAAGAGACTGAGCGTATGATTGCTATTTGCACAGAACTCAGGAAG CTGGGAGCTACAGTAGAAGAAGGGCCAGACTACTGTGTAATCACTCCACCAGAGAAACTAAATGTGGCTGCAATTGACACTTATGACGATCACCGCATGGCCATGGCATTCTCTCTTGCTGCCTGTGCAGAAGTTCCGGTCACCATCAAGGATCCTAGTTGCACACGGAAAACTTTCCCTGACTACTTTGATGTCCTCCAAAGGGTTACAAAGCATTAA
- the LOC123224244 gene encoding UDP-glucuronate 4-epimerase 3 — protein MSQLKLMSHLDNISSTPGKFKMEKSSPYINRLRVHSSLAKLTFWSFIFFGVILFFFFRSPSSNPLPSDPSRRSLRTFNWGGAAFEKRVRSSARVRTRNGISVLVTGAAGFVGTHVSAALKRRGDGVLGLDNFNDYYDPSLKRARQALLERSGIFIVEGDINDMALLRKLFEVVSFSHVMHLAAQAGVRYAMENPSSYVHSNIAGLVSLLEVCKNANPQPAIVWASSSSVYGLNTKVPFSEKDRTDQPASLYAATKKAGEEIAHTYNHIYGLSLTGLRFFTVYGPWGRPDMAYFFFTRDILKGKSIPIFETANHGTVARDFTYIDDIVKGCLGALDTAEKSTGSGGKKKGPAQLRVYNLGNTSPVPVLDLVSILERHLKVKARKNILKLPRNGDVPFTHANISLARRELGYKPTIDLQTGLKKFVRWYLSYYSGGKKAAG, from the coding sequence ATGTCTCAGCTGAAACTAATGTCTCATCTTGATAACATATCTTCAACTCCTGGAAAATTCAAGATGGAAAAGTCTTCCCCCTACATTAACAGACTCAGAGTCCATTCTTCTTTAGCAAAACTCACATTTTGGTCCTTCATTTTCTTTGGTGTaatcttattcttcttctttagatCTCCATCCTCAAATCCTTTACCATCTGATCCTTCTCGCCGTTCTCTCCGAACCTTCAACTGGGGTGGAGCCGCTTTTGAAAAACGGGTCCGTTCTTCCGCCCGAGTTAGGACCCGTAATGGAATCTCCGTTTTGGTCACTGGGGCTGCCGGGTTTGTCGGTACACACGTGTCAGCCGCTCTCAAAAGACGCGGTGATGGGGTCCTTGGTCTTGATAATTTCAATGACTATTATGACCCTTCTTTGAAAAGAGCAAGACAGGCCCTTTTGGAGAGAAGTGGAATTTTCATTGTTGAAGGTGATATCAATGACATGGCTCTGTTGAGGAAGCTTTTTGAGGTTGTCTCATTTTCGCACGTGATGCATTTGGCTGCCCAAGCTGGAGTAAGGTATGCAATGGAAAATCCTAGTTCTTATGTTCATAGTAACATTGCTGGCCTTGTTAGTTTACTAGAAGTTTGTAAAAATGCTAATCCTCAACCTGCTATTGTGTGGGCAAGTTCTAGTTCAGTTTATGGCCTTAATACTAAGGTTCCTTTTAGTGAGAAAGATAGAACTGATCAACCTGCTAGTTTATATGCTGCTACTAAGAAAGCTGGTGAAGAGATTGCACACActtataatcatatatatggtTTATCTTTAACTGGCTTGAGGTTTTTCACCGTTTATGGTCCTTGGGGAAGACCAGATATGGCGTATTTCTTTTTTACCAGAGATATTTTGAAGGGGAAGTCCATACCCATATTCGAGACTGCTAATCATGGTACAGTTGCTAGGGATTTTACCTACATTGATGATATTGTCAAGGGTTGTTTGGGGGCATTGGATACTGCTGAGAAGAGTACTGGTAGTGGGGGGAAGAAGAAGGGGCCTGCACAATTGAGGGTTTATAATTTGGGGAATACTTCTCCTGTGCCAGTTTTGGATCTTGTAAGCATTTTGGAGAGGCATTTGAAAGTTAAGGCTAGGAAGAATATTTTGAAGTTGCCAAGGAATGGGGATGTGCCTTTTACTCATGCTAATATTAGCTTGGCTCGAAGAGAGCTTGGGTATAAGCCCACGATAGATCTGCAGACCGGATTGAAGAAATTTGTGCGGTGGTACCTCAGTTACTATTCTGGTGGAAAGAAGGCCGCTGGGTGA
- the LOC123223317 gene encoding tRNA 2'-phosphotransferase 1-like, whose product MALELNLNVQSDGYVRVQDLLKLNMRTFAQIPLRSHTVDDIREKYLESILESRLKRVKRLNVHFLSGLPTDGEVISGMRRDVNVLIFLDIRKALGGGMKLDMSNNRVILTEGFDGVVPVKYFEKLESWPDRRPIPL is encoded by the exons ATGGCTTTGGAGTTAAATCTGAACGTGCAAAGTGATGGATATGTCAGAGTTCAGGATTTGCTAAAGCTTAATATGAGAACATTTGCCCAAATTCCATTGAGATCACACACAGTTGATGACATCAGGGAG AAGTATCTGGAATCTATTTTGGAGTCTCGTTTGAAGCGTGTGAAAAGATTGAATGTTCACTTCTTGAGTGGCTTGCCTACTGATGGTGAAGTAATCAGTG GTATGAGACGAGATGTTAATGTTTTAATCTTTCTTGATATCAGAAAAGCTTTAGGAG GTGGAATGAAACTTGATATGTCCAACAACAGGGTGATCTTGACTGAAGGTTTTGATGGTGTGGTGCCAGTCAAGTACTTTGAAAAGTTGGAATCATGGCCAGATAGACGACCTATACCTTTGTAA